Genomic window (Actinomycetes bacterium):
CCGTGTTCTTCGGCGGCGACGGCGAGCGCCCGAGTCGGCGGGCGCTCCGCGAGCGACAGGCCAAGGAGATCTGCGCCGTCTGCCCCGTGGTCGAGCCGTGCCGCCTGTACGCCCTTGCCCATGGCGAGTCCTTCGGTGTCTGGGG
Coding sequences:
- a CDS encoding WhiB family transcriptional regulator — its product is MRRNGNGDAVWSPAGWSWRLHAACHGTDTSVFFGGDGERPSRRALRERQAKEICAVCPVVEPCRLYALAHGESFGVWGGLSERERQEIWHAVDVPR